A stretch of the Lytechinus variegatus isolate NC3 chromosome 5, Lvar_3.0, whole genome shotgun sequence genome encodes the following:
- the LOC121416331 gene encoding uncharacterized protein LOC121416331 isoform X1, whose translation MPILAKKKLFTTQYYDDYRKGKRKLVQTGMRPSSAHRRNNPHPQSDFLEPKNIKEQDAQMALQHRVQRAVQDYVLKSIGEGKLNNIKRIMEHREYPQLTQSLPARPGGQGPGISIHPNQPKHNFKQWIMRTRKYSRDIDLDGFIKSSLNILEEGQRADKKELKRERGNHYKAAAKTYGQIPATPRPPSVKFQSTTPRKPLLNLSTQSMTGGKTKRTHTPPTPPLQARRSKSVAYEAQAAALAGSDEQRPVLSRSKTAPGQVEMVGKHGKENRNEKEDEKAVKESLPVAPKSDNLAPRMKAWVEGATDFEKDVAYNMLQSLNGNQPVPRPAAPATSMMNQGRMGPANSRVPAATHVYVPPSPAPRQPVPNRNGRDDTQVQAWMKQLREKLELQQPGLDIRQLPKSLAASHPQAPRKKRVTLPEEYRHENSHFMMTKPTYRRHFIIAPDWVSERTSHRRLQQQGWARKNRIGSQGVGY comes from the exons GACTTTCTTGAGCCCAAGAACATAAAGGAACAAGATGCACAGATGGCCTTGCAGCACCGGGTCCAGAGGGCGGTCCAGGACTATGTCCTCAAGTCCATCGGAGAAGGCAAGCTCAACAACATCAAGAGGATAATGGAACACAGAGAGTACCCACAACTCACCCAGTCTCTCCCTGCTAGACCCGGCGGTCAAGGACCTGGGATTAGTATACATCCCAATCAGCCAAAAC ATAATTTCAAACAATGGATTATGAGGACTAGAAAATACTCTCGTG atataGATCTGGACGGGTTCATTAAATCATCATTGAACATTCTTGAAGAGGGCCAACGTGCTGATAAGAAAGAATTGAAACGAGAAA GAGGGAACCATTACAAAGCTGCTGCAAAGACCTACGGGCAGATACCTGCCACGCCCCGTCCCCCATCAGTCAAATTCCAGAGCACTACCCCTCGCAAACCCCTCCTAAACCTCAGCACACAATCCATGACAGGAGGGAAGACAAAACGCACCCATACACCACCCACCCCACCCCTGCAGGCAAGAAGATCGAAATCAGTTGCATACGAGGCACAAGCTGCTGCGTTGGCTGGGTCAGATGAACAGAGACCGGTGCTCTCTAGATCCAAGACAGCTCCAGGACAG GTTGAAATGGttggtaaacatggtaaagagaacagaaatgaaaaagaagacgAAAAGGCGGTTAAAGAATCG CTTCCGGTTGCACCAAAGTCTGACAACCTAGCCCCAAGAATGAAGGCTTGGGTCGAGGGAGCCACAGATTTCG AAAAAGATGTGGCATACAACATGCTTCAATCTCTCAATGGCAACCAACCCGTTCCTCGGCCAGCAGCCCCTGCAACCTCTATGATGAATCAGGGTCGGATGGGGCCAGCTAACAGCAGAGTCCCAGCAGCCACACATGTCTATGTTCCACCTTCACCAGCCCCTAGACAACCAGTACCTAACAGAAACGGAAGAGATGACACCCAGGTCCAGGCCTGGATGAAACAACTTAGAGAGAAGCTAGAGCT gcaacaaccaggtctggacaTCCGCCAGCTCCCCAAGTCCTTAGCAGCATCCCACCCACAAGCCCCTCGGAAGAAGAGGGTCACCCTCCCCGAGGAGTACCGACACGAGAATAGCCATTTTATGATGACGAAGCCGACATACCGACGTCATTTTATCATCGCACCTGATTGGGTCTCTGAGAGGACATCTCATCGTCGACTTCAACAGCAGGGCTGGGCTAGGAAGAACCGAATCGGTAGTCAAGGTGTAGGCTATTGA
- the LOC121416331 gene encoding uncharacterized protein LOC121416331 isoform X4 — MPILAKKKLFTTQYYDDYRKGKRKLVQTGMRPSSAHRRNNPHPQSDFLEPKNIKEQDAQMALQHRVQRAVQDYVLKSIGEGKLNNIKRIMEHREYPQLTQSLPARPGGQGPGISIHPNQPKHNFKQWIMRTRKYSRDIDLDGFIKSSLNILEEGQRADKKELKRERGNHYKAAAKTYGQIPATPRPPSVKFQSTTPRKPLLNLSTQSMTGGKTKRTHTPPTPPLQARRSKSVAYEAQAAALAGSDEQRPVLSRSKTAPGQGKFLLLPVAPKSDNLAPRMKAWVEGATDFEKDVAYNMLQSLNGNQPVPRPAAPATSMMNQGRMGPANSRVPAATHVYVPPSPAPRQPVPNRNGRDDTQVQAWMKQLREKLELQQPGLDIRQLPKSLAASHPQAPRKKRVTLPEEYRHENSHFMMTKPTYRRHFIIAPDWVSERTSHRRLQQQGWARKNRIGSQGVGY, encoded by the exons GACTTTCTTGAGCCCAAGAACATAAAGGAACAAGATGCACAGATGGCCTTGCAGCACCGGGTCCAGAGGGCGGTCCAGGACTATGTCCTCAAGTCCATCGGAGAAGGCAAGCTCAACAACATCAAGAGGATAATGGAACACAGAGAGTACCCACAACTCACCCAGTCTCTCCCTGCTAGACCCGGCGGTCAAGGACCTGGGATTAGTATACATCCCAATCAGCCAAAAC ATAATTTCAAACAATGGATTATGAGGACTAGAAAATACTCTCGTG atataGATCTGGACGGGTTCATTAAATCATCATTGAACATTCTTGAAGAGGGCCAACGTGCTGATAAGAAAGAATTGAAACGAGAAA GAGGGAACCATTACAAAGCTGCTGCAAAGACCTACGGGCAGATACCTGCCACGCCCCGTCCCCCATCAGTCAAATTCCAGAGCACTACCCCTCGCAAACCCCTCCTAAACCTCAGCACACAATCCATGACAGGAGGGAAGACAAAACGCACCCATACACCACCCACCCCACCCCTGCAGGCAAGAAGATCGAAATCAGTTGCATACGAGGCACAAGCTGCTGCGTTGGCTGGGTCAGATGAACAGAGACCGGTGCTCTCTAGATCCAAGACAGCTCCAGGACAG GGAAAATTCTTAttg CTTCCGGTTGCACCAAAGTCTGACAACCTAGCCCCAAGAATGAAGGCTTGGGTCGAGGGAGCCACAGATTTCG AAAAAGATGTGGCATACAACATGCTTCAATCTCTCAATGGCAACCAACCCGTTCCTCGGCCAGCAGCCCCTGCAACCTCTATGATGAATCAGGGTCGGATGGGGCCAGCTAACAGCAGAGTCCCAGCAGCCACACATGTCTATGTTCCACCTTCACCAGCCCCTAGACAACCAGTACCTAACAGAAACGGAAGAGATGACACCCAGGTCCAGGCCTGGATGAAACAACTTAGAGAGAAGCTAGAGCT gcaacaaccaggtctggacaTCCGCCAGCTCCCCAAGTCCTTAGCAGCATCCCACCCACAAGCCCCTCGGAAGAAGAGGGTCACCCTCCCCGAGGAGTACCGACACGAGAATAGCCATTTTATGATGACGAAGCCGACATACCGACGTCATTTTATCATCGCACCTGATTGGGTCTCTGAGAGGACATCTCATCGTCGACTTCAACAGCAGGGCTGGGCTAGGAAGAACCGAATCGGTAGTCAAGGTGTAGGCTATTGA
- the LOC121416331 gene encoding uncharacterized protein LOC121416331 isoform X5 produces the protein MPILAKKKLFTTQYYDDYRKGKRKLVQTGMRPSSAHRRNNPHPQSDFLEPKNIKEQDAQMALQHRVQRAVQDYVLKSIGEGKLNNIKRIMEHREYPQLTQSLPARPGGQGPGISIHPNQPKHNFKQWIMRTRKYSRDIDLDGFIKSSLNILEEGQRADKKELKRERGNHYKAAAKTYGQIPATPRPPSVKFQSTTPRKPLLNLSTQSMTGGKTKRTHTPPTPPLQARRSKSVAYEAQAAALAGSDEQRPVLSRSKTAPGQLPVAPKSDNLAPRMKAWVEGATDFEKDVAYNMLQSLNGNQPVPRPAAPATSMMNQGRMGPANSRVPAATHVYVPPSPAPRQPVPNRNGRDDTQVQAWMKQLREKLELQQPGLDIRQLPKSLAASHPQAPRKKRVTLPEEYRHENSHFMMTKPTYRRHFIIAPDWVSERTSHRRLQQQGWARKNRIGSQGVGY, from the exons GACTTTCTTGAGCCCAAGAACATAAAGGAACAAGATGCACAGATGGCCTTGCAGCACCGGGTCCAGAGGGCGGTCCAGGACTATGTCCTCAAGTCCATCGGAGAAGGCAAGCTCAACAACATCAAGAGGATAATGGAACACAGAGAGTACCCACAACTCACCCAGTCTCTCCCTGCTAGACCCGGCGGTCAAGGACCTGGGATTAGTATACATCCCAATCAGCCAAAAC ATAATTTCAAACAATGGATTATGAGGACTAGAAAATACTCTCGTG atataGATCTGGACGGGTTCATTAAATCATCATTGAACATTCTTGAAGAGGGCCAACGTGCTGATAAGAAAGAATTGAAACGAGAAA GAGGGAACCATTACAAAGCTGCTGCAAAGACCTACGGGCAGATACCTGCCACGCCCCGTCCCCCATCAGTCAAATTCCAGAGCACTACCCCTCGCAAACCCCTCCTAAACCTCAGCACACAATCCATGACAGGAGGGAAGACAAAACGCACCCATACACCACCCACCCCACCCCTGCAGGCAAGAAGATCGAAATCAGTTGCATACGAGGCACAAGCTGCTGCGTTGGCTGGGTCAGATGAACAGAGACCGGTGCTCTCTAGATCCAAGACAGCTCCAGGACAG CTTCCGGTTGCACCAAAGTCTGACAACCTAGCCCCAAGAATGAAGGCTTGGGTCGAGGGAGCCACAGATTTCG AAAAAGATGTGGCATACAACATGCTTCAATCTCTCAATGGCAACCAACCCGTTCCTCGGCCAGCAGCCCCTGCAACCTCTATGATGAATCAGGGTCGGATGGGGCCAGCTAACAGCAGAGTCCCAGCAGCCACACATGTCTATGTTCCACCTTCACCAGCCCCTAGACAACCAGTACCTAACAGAAACGGAAGAGATGACACCCAGGTCCAGGCCTGGATGAAACAACTTAGAGAGAAGCTAGAGCT gcaacaaccaggtctggacaTCCGCCAGCTCCCCAAGTCCTTAGCAGCATCCCACCCACAAGCCCCTCGGAAGAAGAGGGTCACCCTCCCCGAGGAGTACCGACACGAGAATAGCCATTTTATGATGACGAAGCCGACATACCGACGTCATTTTATCATCGCACCTGATTGGGTCTCTGAGAGGACATCTCATCGTCGACTTCAACAGCAGGGCTGGGCTAGGAAGAACCGAATCGGTAGTCAAGGTGTAGGCTATTGA
- the LOC121416331 gene encoding uncharacterized protein LOC121416331 isoform X3, with the protein MPILAKKKLFTTQYYDDYRKGKRKLVQTGMRPSSAHRRNNPHPQSDFLEPKNIKEQDAQMALQHRVQRAVQDYVLKSIGEGKLNNIKRIMEHREYPQLTQSLPARPGGQGPGISIHPNQPKHIDLDGFIKSSLNILEEGQRADKKELKRERGNHYKAAAKTYGQIPATPRPPSVKFQSTTPRKPLLNLSTQSMTGGKTKRTHTPPTPPLQARRSKSVAYEAQAAALAGSDEQRPVLSRSKTAPGQVEMVGKHGKENRNEKEDEKAVKESLPVAPKSDNLAPRMKAWVEGATDFEKDVAYNMLQSLNGNQPVPRPAAPATSMMNQGRMGPANSRVPAATHVYVPPSPAPRQPVPNRNGRDDTQVQAWMKQLREKLELQQPGLDIRQLPKSLAASHPQAPRKKRVTLPEEYRHENSHFMMTKPTYRRHFIIAPDWVSERTSHRRLQQQGWARKNRIGSQGVGY; encoded by the exons GACTTTCTTGAGCCCAAGAACATAAAGGAACAAGATGCACAGATGGCCTTGCAGCACCGGGTCCAGAGGGCGGTCCAGGACTATGTCCTCAAGTCCATCGGAGAAGGCAAGCTCAACAACATCAAGAGGATAATGGAACACAGAGAGTACCCACAACTCACCCAGTCTCTCCCTGCTAGACCCGGCGGTCAAGGACCTGGGATTAGTATACATCCCAATCAGCCAAAAC atataGATCTGGACGGGTTCATTAAATCATCATTGAACATTCTTGAAGAGGGCCAACGTGCTGATAAGAAAGAATTGAAACGAGAAA GAGGGAACCATTACAAAGCTGCTGCAAAGACCTACGGGCAGATACCTGCCACGCCCCGTCCCCCATCAGTCAAATTCCAGAGCACTACCCCTCGCAAACCCCTCCTAAACCTCAGCACACAATCCATGACAGGAGGGAAGACAAAACGCACCCATACACCACCCACCCCACCCCTGCAGGCAAGAAGATCGAAATCAGTTGCATACGAGGCACAAGCTGCTGCGTTGGCTGGGTCAGATGAACAGAGACCGGTGCTCTCTAGATCCAAGACAGCTCCAGGACAG GTTGAAATGGttggtaaacatggtaaagagaacagaaatgaaaaagaagacgAAAAGGCGGTTAAAGAATCG CTTCCGGTTGCACCAAAGTCTGACAACCTAGCCCCAAGAATGAAGGCTTGGGTCGAGGGAGCCACAGATTTCG AAAAAGATGTGGCATACAACATGCTTCAATCTCTCAATGGCAACCAACCCGTTCCTCGGCCAGCAGCCCCTGCAACCTCTATGATGAATCAGGGTCGGATGGGGCCAGCTAACAGCAGAGTCCCAGCAGCCACACATGTCTATGTTCCACCTTCACCAGCCCCTAGACAACCAGTACCTAACAGAAACGGAAGAGATGACACCCAGGTCCAGGCCTGGATGAAACAACTTAGAGAGAAGCTAGAGCT gcaacaaccaggtctggacaTCCGCCAGCTCCCCAAGTCCTTAGCAGCATCCCACCCACAAGCCCCTCGGAAGAAGAGGGTCACCCTCCCCGAGGAGTACCGACACGAGAATAGCCATTTTATGATGACGAAGCCGACATACCGACGTCATTTTATCATCGCACCTGATTGGGTCTCTGAGAGGACATCTCATCGTCGACTTCAACAGCAGGGCTGGGCTAGGAAGAACCGAATCGGTAGTCAAGGTGTAGGCTATTGA
- the LOC121416331 gene encoding uncharacterized protein LOC121416331 isoform X2 — protein MAAELASCMSQLEDTCSNLVAILGKNPQTLPILNSYQTIGSHDFLEPKNIKEQDAQMALQHRVQRAVQDYVLKSIGEGKLNNIKRIMEHREYPQLTQSLPARPGGQGPGISIHPNQPKHNFKQWIMRTRKYSRDIDLDGFIKSSLNILEEGQRADKKELKRERGNHYKAAAKTYGQIPATPRPPSVKFQSTTPRKPLLNLSTQSMTGGKTKRTHTPPTPPLQARRSKSVAYEAQAAALAGSDEQRPVLSRSKTAPGQVEMVGKHGKENRNEKEDEKAVKESLPVAPKSDNLAPRMKAWVEGATDFEKDVAYNMLQSLNGNQPVPRPAAPATSMMNQGRMGPANSRVPAATHVYVPPSPAPRQPVPNRNGRDDTQVQAWMKQLREKLELQQPGLDIRQLPKSLAASHPQAPRKKRVTLPEEYRHENSHFMMTKPTYRRHFIIAPDWVSERTSHRRLQQQGWARKNRIGSQGVGY, from the exons GACTTTCTTGAGCCCAAGAACATAAAGGAACAAGATGCACAGATGGCCTTGCAGCACCGGGTCCAGAGGGCGGTCCAGGACTATGTCCTCAAGTCCATCGGAGAAGGCAAGCTCAACAACATCAAGAGGATAATGGAACACAGAGAGTACCCACAACTCACCCAGTCTCTCCCTGCTAGACCCGGCGGTCAAGGACCTGGGATTAGTATACATCCCAATCAGCCAAAAC ATAATTTCAAACAATGGATTATGAGGACTAGAAAATACTCTCGTG atataGATCTGGACGGGTTCATTAAATCATCATTGAACATTCTTGAAGAGGGCCAACGTGCTGATAAGAAAGAATTGAAACGAGAAA GAGGGAACCATTACAAAGCTGCTGCAAAGACCTACGGGCAGATACCTGCCACGCCCCGTCCCCCATCAGTCAAATTCCAGAGCACTACCCCTCGCAAACCCCTCCTAAACCTCAGCACACAATCCATGACAGGAGGGAAGACAAAACGCACCCATACACCACCCACCCCACCCCTGCAGGCAAGAAGATCGAAATCAGTTGCATACGAGGCACAAGCTGCTGCGTTGGCTGGGTCAGATGAACAGAGACCGGTGCTCTCTAGATCCAAGACAGCTCCAGGACAG GTTGAAATGGttggtaaacatggtaaagagaacagaaatgaaaaagaagacgAAAAGGCGGTTAAAGAATCG CTTCCGGTTGCACCAAAGTCTGACAACCTAGCCCCAAGAATGAAGGCTTGGGTCGAGGGAGCCACAGATTTCG AAAAAGATGTGGCATACAACATGCTTCAATCTCTCAATGGCAACCAACCCGTTCCTCGGCCAGCAGCCCCTGCAACCTCTATGATGAATCAGGGTCGGATGGGGCCAGCTAACAGCAGAGTCCCAGCAGCCACACATGTCTATGTTCCACCTTCACCAGCCCCTAGACAACCAGTACCTAACAGAAACGGAAGAGATGACACCCAGGTCCAGGCCTGGATGAAACAACTTAGAGAGAAGCTAGAGCT gcaacaaccaggtctggacaTCCGCCAGCTCCCCAAGTCCTTAGCAGCATCCCACCCACAAGCCCCTCGGAAGAAGAGGGTCACCCTCCCCGAGGAGTACCGACACGAGAATAGCCATTTTATGATGACGAAGCCGACATACCGACGTCATTTTATCATCGCACCTGATTGGGTCTCTGAGAGGACATCTCATCGTCGACTTCAACAGCAGGGCTGGGCTAGGAAGAACCGAATCGGTAGTCAAGGTGTAGGCTATTGA
- the LOC121416332 gene encoding 5-hydroxytryptamine receptor 1D-like gives MQWTTQLPESGYANDNLLLHLNMSVKGTTEGTVVEQGASLPTKIAALSLLPVVIICGLFGNGLVCRAVFRYQKLRCVANTFIVSLAVCDLGVCGIIMPFAAYQELTNDKQWHLGPVVCNIWVALDVLLCTASIWNMCVIALDRCMAITNPVWYVNRRTPFMATVAIASAWSLSILLSVMFLLLMDNFADSADYSCQVAPKPAIAVVSSSVTFYIPCLIVVAVYIKIFLAARRHLRKKSIRAAISTMHMRRPSQPCVEKQQKSSSSETQGNGHTQPLCTSPDENKNPMKSVRENLELQLPNVASSSNNGLSPNNLRIPNASVTSISTSKKTSFNLSVPEPSFSPEDGISGTDNSDINEVPRSPRRSLTPFSFNYPRPKIHRISVTRERRAAAVLAVVIGVFICCWLPFFIVYVIIGICEWCHVTNLTFQVLTWLGWCNSILNPLIYTVFNLDFRHAFRKILLDVPCQ, from the coding sequence ATGCAATGGACTACACAGCTACCGGAGTCGGGTTACGCCAATGACAATCTGCTCCTACACCTTAACATGAGTGTCAAGGGAACAACAGAAGGCACGGTCGTCGAGCAAGGAGCTTCCCTGCCAACGAAAATAGCAGCATTGTCGCTTCTACCTGTCGTGATCATCTGTGGACTATTCGGTAATGGGCTCGTGTGTCGAGCAGTGTTCCGCTACCAGAAGCTACGGTGCGTCGCCAATACTTTTATCGTATCTCTTGCGGTCTGTGACCTTGGTGTTTGTGGGATCATCATGCCTTTTGCAGCGTATCAGGAACTCACCAACGACAAGCAATGGCATCTCGGTCCGGTCGTCTGCAACATATGGGTAGCACTGGACGTGCTACTGTGCACAGCATCTATCTGGAACATGTGTGTGATTGCTCTGGACCGTTGTATGGCCATCACCAATCCCGTGTGGTATGTGAACAGGCGGACACCCTTCATGGCGACGGTAGCCATAGCTTCGGCATGGTCTCTCTCTATTCTACTCAGTGTCATGTTCCTCTTGCTCATGGATAACTTTGCGGATAGTGCTGACTACTCGTGTCAAGTCGCACCTAAACCAGCCATAGCAGTCGTCTCTTCATCGGTGACGTTCTATATCCCATGTTTGATTGTAGTCGCGGTATACATAAAGATCTTTCTGGCTGCACGACGCCATCTACGGAAGAAGTCAATTAGGGCTGCTATCTCTACAATGCACATGAGAAGGCCATCACAACCTTGCGTGGAGAAACAGCAAAAGTCCAGCAGCTCGGAAACACAGGGTAATGGCCATACCCAACCTCTCTGTACGTCCCcagatgaaaacaaaaatccgATGAAATCTGTTAGAGAAAATCTTGAACTACAACTTCCCAACGTAGCGTCTTCATCAAACAATGGACTCTCTCCGAATAATCTTCGAATTCCCAATGCGTCTGTCACATCCATAAGTACCTCCAAAAAGACATCATTCAACCTCAGCGTACCTGAACCGTCCTTTTCTCCAGAAGACGGCATTTCAGGCACCGACAATTCTGATATCAACGAAGTTCCGCGTTCGCCCCGTAGATCGTTGACACCATTTTCATTCAACTACCCCAGGCCGAAGATACACCGTATTTCAGTAACTCGGGAACGACGTGCCGCTGCCGTGCTTGCTGTGGTCATCGGCGTCTTCATATGTTGTTGGCTTccgttttttattgtttacgtcaTCATTGGAATTTGCGAGTGGTGTCACGTGACAAACCTTACGTTTCAAGTACTCACGTGGTTGGGTTGGTGTAATTCTATTCTCAATCCTCTAATCTATACCGTATTCAATCTCGACTTCAGACACGCGTTCAGAAAAATTCTCCTTGATGTTCCGTGccagtaa